A single region of the Paraburkholderia sp. SOS3 genome encodes:
- a CDS encoding type VI secretion system Vgr family protein: MSMVLPSQAYELRLAPHPAPFSVLRFAGRDALCELYCYEIEFTSEVAGIPMDQVLGRPAKFIIDPIDPDLAYLQKMFGENAEQFSKKPPARTVHGIITRFDEFETSSDETRYRVVLEPNLADLNRGVTSRLFQKQSVEEIITDTLRHFGFRAGVDFEFKLRGEYKRHEYRTQYHETTFAFIRRIAAEEGIWFRFEQRRDRAVVVFGDDIDAYARHQRVVPLRHDAGLESVGAEAIKSLERRTKRVVQGVNLNDYNHRNAAVELLVEHNAAPEDKTTNAIDYRWGEHYKTREEGRRIARLRHEALLAEQVTFAGTGNPFALEAGEVMRLEQNQADAPHGLLITSVESGGGRSESYAIQFKAIPSHRVWRPMVDAARRPSIQGILPARVTSPGNYKYAYLDERGHYVVKLPFDLDEWSPGGTSRPVRLSKPYSGDNYGHHFPLIDGTEVGLLFMEGNPDRPVIVGAMHDSEHPDLVNNLNHTRNVVRTAGGTEWSIEDKEGVEHSHLSTPYQTSELNLGHLVDADRKERGHGAEMRSDAHAVSRGALGNMVSAEAQLAASGELLEMRNADATFRESKEILRSLNASAHEANAIPAEADQQRVLIDQKLARLQRPAVVATAPEGIGLASGEHIQIAARKQAFFTAGAGLDIGVLKRVTVAAGEAISILAALLGIRLLAAKGKVQIQAQGDAMELMSMQDLVVSSSDGEVTITGNKGVTIGDGSGAYIRLSGGKILLGSPSGEIELRGGLNISGADGGNFKFPMWTKTSVKDAKTAIDFRFSE, from the coding sequence ATGTCGATGGTTTTGCCTTCGCAGGCTTATGAGCTAAGGCTCGCGCCGCATCCTGCGCCATTCTCTGTTCTACGATTTGCAGGGCGCGACGCGCTTTGCGAGTTGTATTGCTATGAGATCGAGTTCACGAGCGAAGTCGCCGGCATTCCGATGGACCAGGTGCTTGGCAGACCGGCGAAGTTCATTATCGACCCGATCGATCCGGACCTTGCTTACTTGCAGAAGATGTTCGGTGAGAACGCAGAGCAATTCAGCAAGAAGCCTCCGGCGCGGACCGTGCACGGCATCATCACCCGTTTCGATGAATTCGAGACGTCGTCGGACGAGACGCGCTACCGCGTCGTGCTCGAGCCGAACCTGGCGGATTTGAATCGCGGTGTAACGAGCCGCCTGTTCCAGAAACAGTCGGTTGAGGAGATCATCACCGATACGCTACGCCACTTTGGTTTCAGGGCGGGTGTCGATTTCGAGTTCAAGCTGCGTGGCGAGTACAAGCGGCATGAGTACCGCACGCAATATCACGAGACTACCTTCGCATTCATCCGGCGTATAGCGGCGGAAGAGGGAATCTGGTTTCGCTTCGAGCAGAGGAGGGATCGTGCGGTCGTCGTGTTCGGTGACGATATCGATGCTTATGCGCGCCATCAGCGTGTCGTACCTCTGCGGCATGATGCGGGCCTGGAAAGCGTGGGCGCTGAGGCGATCAAGTCACTTGAGCGCCGCACAAAGCGCGTTGTACAAGGCGTCAACCTTAATGACTACAACCATCGAAATGCCGCGGTGGAACTGCTCGTCGAACACAATGCCGCGCCCGAGGATAAGACAACCAATGCAATTGATTATCGCTGGGGCGAGCACTATAAGACACGGGAAGAAGGTCGACGCATCGCGCGGCTGAGGCATGAGGCACTCCTGGCCGAACAGGTCACGTTCGCGGGAACGGGAAATCCGTTTGCGCTCGAAGCCGGCGAGGTGATGCGGCTCGAGCAGAATCAGGCGGATGCGCCGCACGGCCTGCTGATCACGTCGGTTGAATCGGGCGGTGGTCGCAGTGAGTCGTATGCGATCCAATTCAAGGCTATTCCCTCGCATCGTGTCTGGCGGCCGATGGTCGATGCGGCAAGGCGGCCGTCGATTCAGGGCATTCTCCCGGCACGCGTAACATCGCCAGGAAACTACAAATACGCGTATCTGGACGAGCGGGGCCACTACGTGGTCAAGCTCCCGTTCGATCTCGACGAATGGAGCCCAGGCGGCACGAGCCGGCCGGTTCGGCTTTCGAAACCCTATAGTGGGGACAACTACGGGCATCACTTTCCGCTGATCGACGGAACGGAGGTTGGGCTTCTCTTTATGGAAGGGAATCCGGATCGGCCCGTCATCGTCGGCGCAATGCACGACAGTGAGCATCCGGATCTGGTCAACAACCTGAACCATACGCGCAATGTCGTCCGTACGGCTGGCGGCACCGAGTGGTCTATCGAAGATAAGGAAGGTGTCGAGCACAGCCATTTGTCGACGCCTTACCAGACCAGCGAACTCAATCTTGGGCATTTGGTCGATGCCGACCGCAAGGAGCGTGGGCACGGCGCCGAAATGCGTTCGGACGCACATGCCGTGTCTCGCGGCGCGCTAGGAAATATGGTTTCCGCGGAGGCGCAACTGGCTGCCTCTGGGGAACTGCTCGAAATGCGCAATGCTGACGCGACATTTCGCGAGTCGAAGGAAATTCTGCGCTCGCTCAACGCGTCGGCACATGAGGCGAACGCCATACCAGCGGAAGCCGACCAGCAGAGAGTGTTGATCGATCAAAAGCTCGCGAGGTTGCAGCGTCCTGCGGTCGTCGCAACCGCGCCGGAAGGAATTGGTCTCGCTAGCGGGGAACACATTCAAATTGCGGCGAGAAAGCAGGCGTTTTTCACGGCAGGCGCGGGTCTCGATATCGGCGTGCTCAAGCGAGTGACGGTCGCCGCTGGCGAGGCGATTTCCATTCTCGCGGCACTGCTTGGTATCCGGTTACTTGCCGCCAAGGGAAAGGTGCAAATTCAGGCCCAGGGCGATGCGATGGAACTGATGTCGATGCAGGACCTGGTCGTGAGCTCGTCGGATGGTGAGGTCACGATCACAGGGAACAAAGGCGTCACGATCGGGGACGGGTCCGGTGCCTATATCCGGTTGTCGGGCGGCAAGATTCTTTTGGGTAGCCCTTCAGGCGAAATTGAATTGAGAGGGGGCTTGAATATCAGTGGCGCAGATGGAGGCAATTTCAAATTTCCCATGTGGACGAAGACGTCTGTGAAAGACGCAAAGACCGCCATTGACTTCAGATTCTCTGAATAA